One genomic region from Hippea jasoniae encodes:
- a CDS encoding ABC transporter ATP-binding protein — protein sequence MKLNMLVVNNLSKVYDDGTAAVDYISFEFKKNCSYAIIGPSGCGKSTFLLMMAGIIKPSTGSIVFEGREVNSVLDKSSVVFQDHGLLPWKSVFKNVELPLKIKHIEKNKRKERVERILKELGLDEFKNHFPYQLSIGMRQKVAFARSFVVDPEIVFLDEPTASLDALSREKLQDFMLELFLRGNFTSILVTHSIEEAVYLAKYILVFSRRPAKLKAVIENPQAGSKAYRNSVEFFEKCKSLRALIEF from the coding sequence GTGAAATTGAATATGCTTGTGGTAAATAATTTATCAAAGGTGTATGATGATGGTACAGCTGCTGTTGATTATATATCGTTTGAGTTTAAGAAAAATTGCTCATATGCAATTATAGGTCCATCGGGTTGTGGCAAATCTACATTTCTTTTGATGATGGCGGGGATTATAAAACCATCAACAGGTAGTATTGTTTTTGAAGGAAGAGAGGTTAATTCTGTTTTGGATAAATCCTCTGTTGTTTTTCAAGACCACGGGTTGTTGCCGTGGAAAAGCGTTTTCAAAAATGTTGAGCTGCCTTTGAAAATCAAACATATAGAAAAAAACAAAAGAAAAGAAAGGGTTGAGAGAATTTTAAAGGAGTTGGGGCTTGATGAGTTTAAAAACCATTTTCCCTACCAGCTTTCTATCGGTATGAGGCAAAAGGTTGCATTTGCCAGATCGTTTGTTGTTGATCCTGAGATTGTTTTTTTGGATGAGCCAACGGCCTCACTTGATGCACTAAGTAGAGAAAAGCTTCAGGATTTTATGCTTGAGCTTTTTTTAAGGGGCAATTTTACATCGATTCTTGTAACCCACAGCATAGAGGAAGCAGTTTATTTGGCTAAATACATACTTGTTTTTAGTAGAAGACCTGCAAAATTAAAAGCTGTTATAGAAAACCCACAGGCTGGCAGCAAAGCTTACAGAAATTCAGTAGAATTTTTTGAAAAATGCAAAAGTTTAAGGGCATTAATAGAGTTTTAG
- a CDS encoding MetQ/NlpA family ABC transporter substrate-binding protein → MKKVVLFVIVVVFLAIQSHAEVLRIGLLKIEDVAPVVIAKQKGFFKQAGLNVKIVYFNSALERDAALEAKKIDAEIADPIAAVLLNESGFGVKIVSVALGVKPTEGIFSLLASPSSDIEKLSDLKGKTVAISRNSIIEYVLDRILKPRGIKVKKVEIKKMPLRVEMLLKGRVDAALLPEPLATYALMRGAKLIYSDAYFKKSISHTVWVFRANYLKKHPDVCVKFKKAYNKAVKLINKDPNRYRKTIEKIARVPKLIKSDYIIPHYTPFERLRCSDFYSYVNWMMEKKLINREPSCCEIEYACGK, encoded by the coding sequence ATGAAAAAGGTTGTTTTGTTTGTTATAGTAGTGGTCTTTTTGGCTATTCAGTCTCATGCAGAAGTCTTAAGAATAGGTCTTTTGAAGATTGAGGATGTTGCACCTGTCGTAATAGCAAAGCAGAAGGGATTTTTCAAACAGGCAGGTTTAAATGTTAAAATAGTTTATTTTAATAGTGCTTTAGAGCGTGATGCAGCGTTAGAGGCTAAAAAAATAGATGCTGAAATTGCCGATCCAATTGCAGCTGTTCTGCTCAATGAGAGTGGATTTGGTGTGAAAATTGTATCGGTTGCTTTAGGTGTAAAACCAACAGAGGGAATCTTTAGCCTGCTTGCATCTCCTTCTTCAGATATAGAAAAACTCTCAGACCTTAAAGGAAAAACCGTTGCCATCTCAAGAAATTCGATTATTGAGTATGTGCTTGATAGGATTTTAAAACCACGCGGCATTAAGGTAAAAAAGGTTGAAATAAAAAAGATGCCTTTGAGGGTTGAAATGCTCCTTAAAGGGAGAGTTGATGCAGCGCTTCTGCCAGAACCTTTGGCTACCTATGCATTGATGCGAGGAGCAAAACTTATCTATTCCGATGCCTATTTTAAAAAGAGCATATCTCACACTGTCTGGGTTTTTAGAGCGAATTATTTAAAAAAACATCCCGATGTCTGTGTTAAGTTTAAAAAAGCATACAATAAAGCTGTCAAACTGATCAACAAAGATCCCAATAGATACAGAAAAACCATAGAGAAGATAGCAAGAGTGCCCAAACTGATAAAGAGCGATTACATTATTCCCCACTACACCCCTTTTGAGCGATTGAGATGTAGCGATTTTTACTCATATGTAAATTGGATGATGGAAAAGAAGCTTATTAATAGAGAACCTTCCTGCTGTGAAATTGAATATGCTTGTGGTAAATAA
- the rimO gene encoding 30S ribosomal protein S12 methylthiotransferase RimO, which produces MRVYFESLGCPKNTADSEFMLGLLRFNNVEIAKSPQEADFLVVNTCGFIEPAKEESIETILELAEFKKSDPSKKLIVCGCLYERYKNQLKTQLPEVDGFVGVGELEKIISFFENSKLPDKPYCKRRSFFVPHIGYLKIGDGCSHGCSFCAIPLIKGTFYSRPIDELTEEARLLAENGVKELYLVAQDTTAYLREQNIKNGLVSLLEKLEGVDSIKWIRLLYTYPSLISDELVEFMSTSKKLVRYIDVPFQHVSDRLLSDMGREYTRKDIEHLIEKLRDRVKGIAIRSTFIVGFPTERDEDFLELVDFIEQYRLDWASFFAYYHEEGTLSYKRFEDLDEEIKQQRLEEIELLNLQVIENINETFLNKKFEVIIDGESDKEDYLQARSYRSAYEIDGIIYIKKQPHLKPGDFVSVRISQVEGVDVIGIVEEEK; this is translated from the coding sequence TTGAGGGTATATTTTGAAAGTCTCGGCTGCCCAAAAAATACAGCAGATAGCGAGTTTATGCTGGGTCTTTTGAGGTTTAACAATGTTGAGATTGCAAAGTCACCTCAAGAGGCCGATTTTTTGGTTGTCAATACATGCGGTTTTATTGAGCCTGCCAAAGAAGAATCTATAGAAACCATACTTGAGCTTGCAGAATTTAAAAAATCAGATCCTTCAAAAAAACTAATAGTTTGTGGTTGTTTGTATGAAAGGTATAAAAATCAGCTAAAAACTCAACTGCCTGAGGTTGATGGTTTTGTTGGTGTAGGTGAGTTAGAAAAGATTATATCCTTTTTTGAAAATTCTAAGTTGCCTGATAAACCGTATTGCAAAAGGCGATCATTTTTTGTACCGCATATCGGCTATCTAAAGATTGGAGATGGCTGCTCTCACGGCTGCAGTTTTTGCGCTATCCCACTTATAAAGGGTACATTTTACTCAAGGCCCATAGATGAATTGACAGAAGAGGCCAGGCTGCTGGCAGAAAATGGGGTCAAAGAGCTGTATCTTGTGGCTCAGGATACTACGGCTTATTTAAGAGAACAAAATATAAAAAATGGCCTTGTAAGCCTACTTGAAAAACTTGAAGGGGTTGATAGCATTAAATGGATCAGGCTGCTTTATACCTACCCAAGTCTTATCAGTGATGAGCTTGTAGAGTTTATGTCAACCTCAAAAAAATTGGTTAGATACATCGATGTGCCGTTTCAGCATGTTAGTGATAGGCTGCTTAGTGATATGGGTAGAGAATACACAAGGAAAGATATAGAGCATCTTATTGAAAAACTCAGAGATAGGGTTAAAGGTATAGCAATAAGATCAACTTTTATCGTTGGTTTTCCAACAGAAAGGGATGAGGATTTTTTGGAGTTGGTTGATTTTATAGAGCAATACAGGCTTGATTGGGCAAGCTTTTTTGCCTACTACCATGAGGAAGGCACGCTGTCTTATAAACGGTTTGAAGACCTTGATGAGGAAATAAAACAGCAGAGACTTGAAGAGATTGAACTTTTAAATCTTCAAGTAATAGAAAACATTAATGAAACATTTTTAAATAAAAAATTTGAGGTAATTATTGATGGAGAAAGTGATAAAGAAGACTATCTTCAGGCTCGCAGCTACAGATCAGCCTATGAGATAGACGGTATAATTTACATTAAAAAACAGCCCCATTTAAAACCTGGCGATTTTGTAAGTGTGAGGATTTCTCAGGTAGAGGGCGTAGATGTGATTGGTATTGTAGAGGAGGAAAAATGA
- a CDS encoding NAD(P)H-dependent flavin oxidoreductase: MGDIPALKMKDKVAKIPIIQGGMGVGISLSNLASAVAKEGAIGVISAAEIGMIEEDDFFINPQQANERALRKEIKRAREKAEGGIIGINIMVAMSEFYRLCEVAIEEQADIIFAGAGLPLDIPYEKLKGSNTAFGVIVSSDRACKLIFRYWDRHYKDIPDCVVVEGPMAGGHLGFKPEQLFDPDYALENIVPPIIEAVKPFEKKYSKKVPVVAAGGIYTGEDIYRFIDEIGVDGVQMGTRFVATHECDADVRFKEAYIKAKKEDVVIIKSPVGLPGRAIKNKFLEEVEKGKKQPFKCIWQCLKGCDYKKAPYCITQALVNAQKGRFAGGFAFAGANVYRVDRIVSVKELIQELIDGYISAKRRAGKH; the protein is encoded by the coding sequence ATGGGTGATATTCCGGCATTGAAGATGAAGGATAAGGTGGCAAAAATACCTATTATTCAGGGTGGAATGGGTGTTGGTATCTCACTTTCGAATCTTGCCTCAGCTGTGGCAAAAGAGGGTGCAATTGGTGTGATTTCTGCAGCTGAGATCGGTATGATTGAGGAGGATGATTTTTTTATAAATCCTCAACAGGCAAACGAGAGAGCGTTGAGAAAAGAGATCAAGAGGGCAAGAGAGAAAGCAGAAGGTGGTATTATCGGCATAAACATAATGGTTGCAATGAGTGAGTTTTACCGTCTTTGTGAGGTGGCCATTGAGGAGCAGGCTGACATTATATTTGCAGGTGCAGGTTTGCCCCTTGATATTCCTTACGAAAAACTTAAGGGTAGTAACACGGCTTTTGGTGTTATAGTTTCATCGGATAGAGCATGTAAATTAATTTTTAGATACTGGGATAGGCATTATAAAGATATCCCCGATTGTGTTGTGGTTGAAGGTCCTATGGCTGGTGGTCATCTGGGATTTAAACCTGAGCAGTTGTTTGATCCCGATTATGCACTTGAAAATATAGTTCCACCTATTATTGAAGCGGTGAAACCGTTTGAGAAGAAATATTCAAAGAAGGTGCCTGTGGTTGCAGCTGGTGGTATCTATACAGGTGAGGATATATATCGTTTTATTGATGAGATAGGTGTTGATGGCGTTCAGATGGGCACAAGATTTGTTGCAACCCATGAATGTGATGCTGATGTTAGGTTTAAAGAGGCTTACATAAAAGCAAAAAAAGAGGATGTGGTCATAATTAAAAGTCCTGTTGGTTTGCCAGGAAGGGCTATAAAGAACAAGTTTCTTGAAGAGGTTGAAAAGGGCAAGAAGCAGCCTTTTAAGTGTATCTGGCAGTGCTTAAAGGGTTGTGATTATAAAAAAGCCCCCTACTGTATAACGCAGGCGCTTGTCAATGCTCAAAAGGGGCGGTTTGCAGGCGGATTTGCCTTTGCGGGAGCCAATGTTTACAGGGTTGATAGAATTGTATCTGTTAAGGAGTTAATTCAAGAATTGATCGATGGTTATATATCAGCAAAAAGAAGAGCAGGTAAACATTGA